Sequence from the Drosophila innubila isolate TH190305 chromosome 3L unlocalized genomic scaffold, UK_Dinn_1.0 0_D_3L, whole genome shotgun sequence genome:
TGTATCGTGAGAATATTTATACACAACAGAAACTCGCTGAATTTTTACGCAAGAAAATGCCCTTTAAGATTGGACAACGGATTAATGACGATAATCTCAATGATTTTCTAAATGGTTGGACTGACAACAGGGTACGGGCTTTGGTCTTGGAGCCACGCAGTGTGACaagattgagatatcttataTCTGCCTTTGCGTTTCATGATCGTGTGGCATTTGGATTTGTGGatcttacaaataaaaacgCTAAGATGATAATTGAACGATTCAAAGCTAATCCTAAATTGGACACACTCTTTCTGTTCAATGAAGATTCGTTGAGAGCCGTGGCAAGTATTTCCATGGCCGATATACCCACTCAAACACTTGAGAACATTATTTCATCGAACCAATACTTGTCACTTCCAAGGCTGTCATCGCAAGAGGTGCTCGAAGGTGTTTGTCCAGCTGAGTGGAACAGGCCCAGAAAGCGATTGTGTGTGGTCTTAATAACCGAAAACTCACCAGAGTATGATAATGCAAGGGGAGCCTTGAGACACATTGCCCAAGAGAGTGGATACAGCTTGGAAAGAGTACGATTTGCGTACATGTACAAGGAGAAGCAAGCTGATTTCCTAAATGCCATTTCAAAGGGTTCCTTTGAAGACAACTTATTGCGTCTGGTGGTCATATGGCGACGTGATAGCACCCAAATCAAATACGAATGGGTCGACGGAGCCAAATTAGATATAAAAACTACAGATTTTAACAACAACACGGCCATTAATACGACTAAACATGAGATTAATCTAACTATACAAAGACTTTTGAAAACATCTGAGGCTTTAACCTATGAGGCTTTTGTCCAGAATCTACTGGACGAACATGCTCAGGGCTTATTGAGTAAATGGATAGCTCGTTTACTCTATTTAGTGGACTATCTATCTGACAATATTGAAGATGAGCACGTGTTTGCAGCTTTATCGCTATTGGGAACTATTGCCTTTATGTTCGGAATTGGATATGTAATGATGTACTTTGTTCGAGCTGAAGAGGAGACTCTCAAAGCCCAGGGACAACTAAATACTGAGGGATTGTGCAATAAGCCAAATAAGCAGGCGCCAGAACTGAAACTGTATGAGCTAAGAGCTGAGAAATACAATGGATTAGTGCGTTTGCTGAAGCCAGGATGTCGAACAATAATATTGATAACGGACCTGCAGAGTCGACCGAAACTTATACCGCCTTATCATCGAGCTGTTTGGCCATATAGGCGAACCAAGACTCTATTATTtggtcatatgcttattgagAAAGGATTGTCTTGGTATTCAGAGCTGCTTCGCTTATCA
This genomic interval carries:
- the LOC117786256 gene encoding dnaJ homolog subfamily C member 16 → MFKNYWMFRVLAFCALAALCLCVVNDPYKELGITRTASVTEVRRAYKQLAKEWHPDKNNHPDAERKFVQIKKAYELLNDAERRKIYDRHGITSEDSHYFKQKHDYSGYNRFGFDPVEEFFGKQFGFDQDISVYHKLSVTSNYFEQTIIPKSKTKLYIIMFYNDWCFGCIRIVGAFKKLIDTFEPLGIQFATINAAHEPSILRKTGADNIPRMVLVMGGHSYVYRENIYTQQKLAEFLRKKMPFKIGQRINDDNLNDFLNGWTDNRVRALVLEPRSVTRLRYLISAFAFHDRVAFGFVDLTNKNAKMIIERFKANPKLDTLFLFNEDSLRAVASISMADIPTQTLENIISSNQYLSLPRLSSQEVLEGVCPAEWNRPRKRLCVVLITENSPEYDNARGALRHIAQESGYSLERVRFAYMYKEKQADFLNAISKGSFEDNLLRLVVIWRRDSTQIKYEWVDGAKLDIKTTDFNNNTAINTTKHEINLTIQRLLKTSEALTYEAFVQNLLDEHAQGLLSKWIARLLYLVDYLSDNIEDEHVFAALSLLGTIAFMFGIGYVMMYFVRAEEETLKAQGQLNTEGLCNKPNKQAPELKLYELRAEKYNGLVRLLKPGCRTIILITDLQSRPKLIPPYHRAVWPYRRTKTLLFGHMLIEKGLSWYSELLRLSLCTNQNLQINPRNCVGTVIALNGHRKYFCVYHAKHPECARGTKRMIKMTKQLLDRNDDPEIGNFLGVNYSEESDAETNVLFEDNLLDGLSNWLDRLFEGTTHRYFINYWPDFPTK